A single window of Flavobacteriales bacterium DNA harbors:
- a CDS encoding ribonuclease HII, with protein sequence MLQKRFGDTKLEAGCDEAGRGCLAGPVFAAAVILPEDFEHPDLDDSKKLSEAARDKLRPFIEKHALSYAVGMVMPVEIDRINILNASFLAMHRAIEQLQTLPTFLLIDGNRFKPYPNIPHECIIKGDGRFQSIAAASVLAKTYRDAYMKQLSEQYPAYNWHRNKGYPTGDHRNAIARHGPTRHHRKSFTLLPAQGKLAL encoded by the coding sequence TTGTTACAGAAAAGATTCGGTGACACGAAACTGGAAGCCGGCTGTGACGAAGCCGGACGCGGATGCCTGGCCGGTCCAGTTTTCGCAGCTGCCGTGATCCTTCCGGAAGATTTTGAACATCCCGACCTGGACGACTCCAAAAAGCTGAGTGAAGCAGCCCGCGACAAGCTGCGGCCCTTCATTGAAAAACATGCCCTGAGTTATGCCGTTGGCATGGTGATGCCTGTAGAGATTGACCGGATCAACATCCTCAACGCCTCCTTTCTGGCCATGCACCGGGCGATTGAACAATTGCAAACCCTACCCACATTCCTCCTGATTGACGGAAACAGGTTCAAGCCTTACCCGAACATTCCCCATGAATGCATCATCAAAGGAGACGGGCGCTTTCAAAGCATCGCCGCTGCGTCTGTACTTGCAAAGACTTACCGGGACGCGTACATGAAGCAACTTTCAGAACAATACCCGGCTTATAACTGGCACCGCAACAAAGGATATCCAACAGGCGACCACCGCAACGCCATTGCACGTCACGGACCCACCCGCCATCACCGGAAGTCGTTCACCCTGTTGCCCGCGCAGGGGAAGTTGGCGCTGTAA
- a CDS encoding glycosyltransferase family 4 protein: MKIAVNTRLLLKNRLEGIGWFTKETLERITRQHPEHTFYFLFDRPFSEEFIFADNVHPLVLSPQARHPVLFYMWFEYSVTRALQKTGADLFLSPDGYLSLRTDTPSVAVIHDLNFEHRPMDLPFVDRKYYHHFFPRFAHKARRIATVSQYSKQDIINCYGVDENKIDVVYNGANESYAPVTETEREHIRQKYTGGKPYFLFIGALLPRKNIARLFQAFDLFKQETGLPHQLMIVGQKKWWTDEMDKCYEGMTHKSEVVFMGRRHPDELKSLLAAAEAMTYVPLFEGFGIPIIEGMRSGVPVICSDTTSMPEVAGDAALLIDPYSIEQIKDAMKTIASDRQLWEQMSTKGQERARMFSWQKTSERLWQCLEKTLNPASIVTEKIR, encoded by the coding sequence TTGAAAATCGCCGTCAATACAAGGTTGCTGCTCAAAAATCGCCTGGAAGGCATTGGGTGGTTTACAAAGGAAACCCTGGAACGCATCACGCGTCAGCATCCGGAGCATACCTTTTATTTCCTGTTCGACCGACCGTTTTCCGAAGAATTCATTTTCGCCGACAATGTTCACCCCCTGGTCTTGTCGCCGCAAGCCCGCCATCCGGTGCTGTTTTACATGTGGTTCGAATACTCGGTGACCAGGGCATTGCAGAAAACCGGCGCCGACCTGTTTCTCTCGCCCGACGGCTACCTATCGCTCAGAACAGATACGCCTTCGGTGGCGGTAATCCATGACCTGAACTTTGAACACCGGCCCATGGACCTGCCGTTTGTAGACAGGAAATACTACCATCATTTCTTTCCCCGGTTCGCACATAAGGCACGTCGCATTGCCACCGTGTCGCAATACTCCAAGCAAGACATCATCAATTGCTATGGTGTGGATGAAAACAAAATCGACGTGGTCTATAACGGTGCGAACGAATCGTATGCACCCGTAACCGAAACGGAACGGGAACACATTCGCCAGAAGTACACCGGCGGGAAACCCTACTTCCTGTTCATTGGGGCCCTGCTTCCCAGAAAAAACATCGCCCGGTTGTTCCAGGCATTCGACCTGTTCAAACAGGAAACCGGACTTCCGCATCAGTTGATGATCGTGGGGCAGAAGAAATGGTGGACGGATGAAATGGACAAATGCTATGAGGGAATGACCCATAAATCCGAAGTGGTATTCATGGGAAGGCGCCATCCGGATGAATTGAAATCCTTGCTGGCGGCAGCAGAAGCAATGACGTATGTGCCCCTGTTCGAGGGCTTCGGCATCCCCATCATCGAAGGCATGAGAAGCGGCGTACCGGTCATCTGCTCCGATACCACTTCCATGCCGGAAGTAGCCGGTGATGCCGCATTGCTGATTGACCCCTACTCGATCGAACAAATTAAAGATGCCATGAAAACAATCGCTTCCGACCGGCAGTTGTGGGAACAGATGAGCACAAAAGGTCAGGAACGCGCCCGGATGTTCTCCTGGCAGAAAACCAGCGAAAGGCTGTGGCAATGCCTTGAAAAAACCCTCAACCCGGCGTCGATTGTTACAGAAAAGATTCGGTGA
- a CDS encoding oligosaccharide flippase family protein produces MQKKFFSNLLLLLFLNLLIKPFWVLGIDRAVQNEVGPEIYGEYFALFNFSFLFNILLDFGLTNYNNRSIAQNNLLLTKYVARLFVFKLMLGVLFLLVSLVIGLSIDYSADQLKLLIFLIFNQFLISLTLYLRSNIAGLHLFKSDSMISVLDRSLMILFCGLLLLKWVPGVRLTIHTFVYLQTVAYGLTALAALGVVWRRANGLVLKWDWPFVLTVVKKSMPYAILVLLMSFYNRLDTVMLERLLPDGAEQSGIYAAGFRLLDAANMIAMLFAVILLPMFSRMIRMHEPVDEIVTLSVRLLIVPAIMLGLSCYFYRQELMGMLYHNRVDESARVFGVLMFCFVAVSATYIFGTLLTANGNLRQLNGMALLGIVINVGLNLYLIPRMAALGSAYASLITQVFTALAQVIIAQSVFRFKIKWSFLFRLLLFAAGVAVLGYFSTQLPYNWLYSMVGMLVACVLLSYLTGLLSIRMLYRILKYG; encoded by the coding sequence ATGCAAAAGAAGTTTTTTTCCAACCTGCTTTTACTCTTGTTCCTGAACCTGCTGATTAAGCCGTTCTGGGTGCTGGGTATCGACCGTGCGGTTCAGAATGAAGTGGGTCCGGAGATTTACGGTGAATATTTCGCCCTGTTCAACTTCTCCTTCCTTTTCAATATCCTGCTGGATTTCGGGCTGACCAATTACAACAACAGAAGCATTGCGCAGAACAACCTGCTTCTGACCAAATACGTTGCCCGACTCTTTGTGTTCAAGTTGATGCTGGGGGTGTTGTTCCTGCTCGTGAGCCTGGTCATCGGGTTGTCGATCGACTACAGCGCCGACCAGCTGAAACTGTTGATCTTTCTCATCTTTAACCAGTTTCTCATCTCGCTTACCTTGTATCTGCGCTCCAACATTGCAGGGCTTCATCTTTTTAAAAGCGACAGCATGATCAGTGTGCTGGACCGGTCGCTGATGATTCTGTTCTGCGGGTTGCTTCTGCTCAAATGGGTGCCCGGGGTCCGGCTTACCATTCACACCTTTGTATACTTGCAGACCGTGGCGTACGGACTTACGGCGTTGGCAGCCTTGGGGGTGGTGTGGCGACGGGCGAACGGACTGGTACTGAAATGGGACTGGCCCTTTGTGCTGACTGTGGTGAAGAAAAGCATGCCCTACGCCATCCTGGTTTTGCTGATGTCATTTTACAACCGGCTTGATACGGTGATGCTGGAACGCCTGTTGCCTGATGGCGCGGAGCAGTCGGGTATCTATGCAGCCGGGTTTCGTTTGCTGGATGCGGCGAACATGATCGCCATGTTGTTTGCGGTCATCCTGCTGCCGATGTTTTCCCGCATGATCCGCATGCATGAACCGGTGGATGAGATCGTGACCCTTTCGGTCAGGTTGCTGATCGTACCGGCCATCATGCTGGGCCTGTCGTGTTATTTCTACCGACAGGAGCTGATGGGTATGTTGTACCATAACCGGGTGGATGAATCGGCCCGTGTTTTCGGTGTATTGATGTTCTGCTTTGTGGCGGTGTCCGCTACCTATATATTCGGTACCCTCCTTACCGCTAACGGGAACCTGAGACAGCTCAACGGGATGGCTTTGCTGGGCATTGTCATCAATGTAGGGCTTAACCTTTATCTGATTCCCCGAATGGCGGCGCTTGGTTCCGCCTATGCCAGCCTCATCACGCAGGTATTCACGGCCCTGGCACAGGTGATCATTGCGCAATCGGTTTTCCGGTTCAAGATCAAATGGTCTTTTCTTTTCAGGCTGTTGTTGTTTGCTGCAGGGGTTGCCGTGCTCGGCTACTTCAGCACACAGTTGCCCTACAATTGGTTGTACAGCATGGTTGGTATGCTGGTTGCCTGCGTGTTGCTTTCCTACCTCACGGGCCTGCTGAGTATTCGTATGCTTTACAGGATTTTGAAGTATGGTTGA
- a CDS encoding O-antigen ligase family protein, translating to MPATGIKSVRSALVYGVSILFLVVNGLLISAGIYWFLLVPIALLIIWLGLFHMDYLLLLVTFMAPLSVNVPDISFGVGMNLPTEPIMFGVLILFLVRLVSNQRMPREIMRHPVTIAICANLLWIFITTLTSEMPVVSLKFLVSRLWFVVGFYFLGVMIFRNGHRARIFLWLYILATLFVIAFAWSQHIKFQFNEQAAHWVMNPFYNDHTAYGAALAMFFPFLVANAFRKHLPFDRRMLMVGLLLVYTAAIVLSYTRATWVSLGVILMLYVLLLLRVRFQYLLGLVGIVITMFFVFQDQIMIRMEANRQDSSEKLSEHVQSMYNISTDASNLERINRWKSAFRMFSERPFVGWGPGTYAFQYAPFQRSAELTIISTNAGDKGNAHSEYIGPLAESGVFGVISFILIILAGIHTFTRIYFRRSSSVSRNFATVIFLGWISYLIHGFLNNFLDTDKASIPFWGFLAILVAIDLYDKQGVKEQLPEVKRSDS from the coding sequence ATGCCTGCAACCGGCATAAAATCCGTTCGGAGCGCCCTGGTGTATGGCGTAAGCATTTTGTTTCTCGTGGTGAATGGCTTGCTGATCTCGGCGGGCATCTACTGGTTTCTGCTGGTTCCGATCGCATTGCTTATCATCTGGCTGGGGTTGTTCCATATGGACTACCTTCTGCTGTTGGTCACATTCATGGCGCCCCTGTCGGTCAACGTTCCGGATATTTCTTTTGGGGTTGGGATGAACCTTCCCACTGAGCCGATCATGTTCGGTGTACTTATCCTGTTCCTGGTGCGGCTTGTCAGCAACCAACGGATGCCGCGGGAAATCATGCGGCACCCCGTGACCATTGCCATCTGCGCCAATTTGCTTTGGATCTTTATCACCACCCTTACCAGTGAAATGCCTGTGGTTTCGCTGAAATTCCTGGTCTCCAGGTTGTGGTTCGTGGTGGGTTTTTATTTCCTGGGTGTGATGATTTTCAGAAACGGTCATCGGGCCCGCATTTTTCTCTGGTTGTACATCCTGGCTACCCTCTTCGTGATTGCGTTTGCATGGTCACAGCACATCAAGTTTCAGTTCAATGAGCAGGCGGCGCACTGGGTGATGAATCCTTTCTACAATGACCATACGGCGTATGGTGCTGCGTTGGCCATGTTCTTTCCGTTTCTCGTGGCAAACGCTTTCAGAAAGCACCTGCCGTTTGACCGGCGTATGCTGATGGTGGGTTTGTTGCTGGTGTATACGGCGGCCATTGTGTTGTCTTATACGCGTGCCACCTGGGTAAGCCTGGGGGTGATCCTTATGTTGTATGTGCTATTGTTGTTGCGCGTACGTTTTCAATACCTGCTGGGCCTGGTGGGTATTGTAATTACCATGTTTTTTGTTTTCCAGGATCAGATCATGATTCGCATGGAAGCCAACCGGCAAGACTCGTCTGAGAAGCTTTCTGAACACGTGCAGTCCATGTATAATATTTCCACCGATGCTTCCAACCTGGAACGCATCAACCGGTGGAAATCCGCTTTCAGGATGTTCTCCGAACGTCCATTCGTGGGATGGGGTCCCGGCACATATGCTTTCCAGTATGCCCCGTTTCAGCGGTCTGCCGAGTTAACCATCATCAGTACCAATGCCGGAGACAAAGGAAATGCCCACAGTGAGTACATCGGGCCATTGGCGGAAAGCGGTGTGTTCGGGGTGATCTCGTTTATATTGATTATCCTGGCTGGTATCCATACGTTCACCAGGATCTATTTCAGGAGGTCTTCTTCCGTTTCACGAAACTTCGCCACGGTGATTTTCCTGGGGTGGATATCTTACCTGATTCATGGTTTCCTGAACAACTTCCTGGACACAGACAAGGCCTCTATCCCGTTCTGGGGTTTCCTGGCCATCCTCGTGGCCATCGACCTGTATGATAAACAGGGCGTGAAGGAACAATTACCTGAGGTTAAAAGAAGCGACAGCTGA
- a CDS encoding SpoIIE family protein phosphatase encodes MSFSFKDIEKSRNEYKFLDSLQSLQKGDTKDIMLLSLLEVTKGINNNFSEKQLLRIFEYVLNQHMKVGKLVLFRYESHWKCILHYGTTDEHKQIEIENDLLYLKSLTHTSKSLKAYLNVFSTIIPVFHKSKPLAYLLIGDIHYDEKPEAFREKQIPFIEVLTNIIAVALENKVLARERLKQERIRKELELAGEMQALLIPSTLPSNEYYEMAAIYRPNQEVGGDYYDFSERRENELSMCIADVSGKGVSAALLMSNFQANLRAIYRHTDNLIDMVTELNTAVMESARGERFITFFIGLYNKITRTFRYINAGHNPPVLHHADGAMLLKTGCPGLGMFESIPHIKEGVIQIPEGSTLVCYTDGIIELEDELGKDFGVDGLTSVIDRYAYKSVDELNKLIFDHLDLHKGEGYFLDDVALFSCRFF; translated from the coding sequence ATGAGTTTCTCTTTCAAAGACATCGAAAAGAGCAGGAACGAATACAAGTTCCTTGATTCCCTGCAATCGCTGCAAAAAGGCGATACCAAGGACATCATGCTGCTTTCGCTGTTGGAGGTAACCAAAGGCATCAACAACAACTTTTCCGAAAAACAGCTGCTCAGGATCTTCGAATATGTGCTGAACCAGCACATGAAAGTGGGCAAGCTCGTTCTGTTCAGATATGAAAGTCACTGGAAGTGCATCCTGCACTACGGTACCACTGATGAACACAAACAAATTGAAATTGAAAACGATTTGCTGTACCTCAAGTCACTCACGCATACAAGCAAATCACTCAAGGCATACCTGAACGTCTTTTCCACCATCATACCGGTATTCCACAAATCCAAACCCTTGGCTTACCTGTTGATCGGGGATATCCATTACGATGAAAAGCCGGAGGCTTTCCGTGAGAAACAAATCCCGTTTATCGAAGTCCTGACCAACATCATCGCGGTTGCGCTCGAAAACAAAGTACTGGCCCGGGAGCGCCTGAAACAGGAAAGGATCCGGAAAGAACTGGAACTGGCCGGAGAAATGCAGGCATTGCTGATCCCGAGTACACTGCCCTCCAACGAATACTATGAGATGGCAGCCATCTACCGCCCCAACCAGGAAGTGGGTGGTGATTACTACGACTTCAGTGAGAGAAGGGAAAACGAACTCAGCATGTGCATCGCCGATGTATCCGGAAAAGGGGTCTCAGCTGCGCTGCTGATGTCGAACTTCCAGGCCAACCTACGTGCCATCTACCGGCATACCGACAACCTGATTGACATGGTGACGGAGTTAAACACAGCCGTTATGGAAAGTGCAAGAGGCGAAAGGTTCATCACCTTTTTCATCGGCCTTTACAACAAAATCACCCGCACCTTCCGCTACATCAATGCCGGTCACAACCCACCCGTACTGCATCATGCCGACGGGGCCATGCTCCTGAAAACCGGATGCCCGGGCCTGGGCATGTTCGAATCCATCCCACACATCAAGGAAGGCGTTATTCAAATCCCGGAAGGCTCCACACTGGTATGTTATACCGATGGCATCATTGAACTGGAAGACGAACTGGGAAAAGATTTCGGGGTGGATGGTCTCACATCGGTCATCGACCGTTATGCCTACAAATCAGTGGATGAACTCAACAAACTGATTTTCGATCACCTCGACCTGCACAAAGGAGAGGGGTATTTTCTGGACGACGTAGCCCTGTTCAGCTGTCGCTTCTTTTAA
- a CDS encoding UDP-3-O-(3-hydroxymyristoyl)glucosamine N-acyltransferase — MKFKQALSLTELVEITGARLVTKTDTQATGINEIHMVNEGDITYVDHPKYYASCLASAATFILIDKETECPEGKALLICKDPFEAYNSLVRKFSSSHLQDAMIHPDTVIGEGTFIAPGVYIGEHVTIGKHCHIHPHVCIYPHTTIGDYVVIHANTVIGSDPFYYKKRPTGYDKMLPCGSTRIDDHVEIGAGCTVDRGVSGETSIGAGTKIDNLVQIGHDTRIGKNCLFAAQVGISGVVTIGDHVTLWGQVGIPSKLTIGDHAVVLGQSGLTKSVKGHATYFGSPAEEATQKMREIASLRQLPDIVKKFGKK, encoded by the coding sequence ATGAAATTCAAGCAGGCCCTCTCCCTTACCGAACTCGTCGAGATTACGGGCGCCAGGTTGGTAACCAAAACCGATACCCAGGCCACCGGAATCAACGAAATTCACATGGTGAACGAAGGAGACATCACTTACGTTGACCATCCGAAATACTATGCTTCCTGCTTGGCCTCTGCAGCCACCTTCATTCTGATCGACAAGGAAACGGAATGCCCGGAAGGAAAAGCGTTGCTCATCTGCAAAGATCCCTTTGAGGCTTATAACAGCCTGGTCAGAAAATTCAGTTCATCGCATCTCCAGGATGCGATGATCCATCCAGACACAGTGATCGGCGAAGGAACCTTCATCGCACCCGGTGTATACATCGGAGAGCATGTCACCATTGGCAAACATTGTCACATTCATCCGCACGTTTGCATTTATCCCCACACCACCATCGGTGATTATGTGGTCATTCATGCGAATACGGTGATCGGATCGGATCCGTTTTACTACAAAAAGAGACCCACCGGCTATGACAAGATGCTCCCGTGCGGATCCACCAGGATTGACGACCATGTGGAGATCGGTGCAGGATGTACCGTGGACCGCGGCGTATCCGGGGAGACATCCATCGGGGCGGGAACCAAAATCGATAACCTGGTACAGATCGGACACGATACCCGGATCGGGAAAAATTGCTTGTTTGCCGCACAGGTTGGCATCTCGGGTGTCGTCACCATCGGTGACCACGTGACCTTGTGGGGACAGGTAGGCATCCCCAGCAAACTCACCATCGGCGACCACGCGGTGGTGTTGGGGCAGTCGGGACTGACCAAATCCGTGAAAGGGCATGCCACCTATTTTGGAAGTCCGGCCGAAGAAGCCACGCAAAAGATGAGGGAAATTGCTAGCTTACGTCAACTACCCGACATTGTCAAAAAATTCGGGAAGAAATGA
- the efp gene encoding elongation factor P, whose protein sequence is MATTADFRNGLCIEFNHGLYQIVEFQHVKPGKGPAFVRTKLRNISTGKVLDNTFTAGVKIQTVRIENRPHQFLYKDDDGYHFMHKDTFEQIFLKEELINAPDLLKEGQDVEILFHADNETPLSCELPPFVELEVTYTEPGIKGDTATNTLKPATVETGASIQVPLFIDTGERIKVDTRDYKYSERVKA, encoded by the coding sequence ATGGCAACAACAGCAGATTTCAGGAACGGCCTGTGCATTGAGTTCAACCACGGACTTTACCAGATCGTGGAGTTCCAGCATGTGAAACCCGGGAAAGGCCCCGCATTCGTGCGCACCAAGTTGAGAAACATCAGTACCGGCAAGGTGCTGGACAACACCTTCACCGCCGGTGTCAAGATCCAGACCGTACGCATTGAGAACCGGCCGCACCAGTTCCTCTACAAAGACGACGATGGCTATCACTTCATGCACAAAGACACGTTCGAACAGATCTTTCTGAAGGAAGAACTGATCAATGCACCCGACCTGCTCAAGGAAGGACAGGATGTGGAAATCCTCTTCCATGCAGACAATGAAACACCCCTTTCATGCGAACTCCCTCCATTTGTTGAGCTGGAGGTTACCTATACCGAACCCGGCATCAAAGGCGACACCGCCACCAATACGCTGAAACCAGCTACCGTGGAAACAGGTGCCTCCATCCAGGTACCGTTGTTCATTGACACCGGTGAAAGGATCAAGGTGGATACCCGTGATTACAAATACAGCGAACGTGTAAAGGCCTGA
- a CDS encoding ABC transporter ATP-binding protein, with the protein MKIALENISKSYYRDPVLSNFSFTLTQPHAYAVLGPNGSGKSTLLQIMTGYVTPSSGKLSHFLHDRPLPKTEVFRHLSAATPLLELPQELTLTEFLDFHFNMKKIRPGFNVDEVLKQANLSQARHKVLRHFSSGMRQKVKLLSALLADTPAVFLDEPATNLDRQGTDWYRDLVTQTRANRLVVIASNTNESEYDFCDHVLRMEDFT; encoded by the coding sequence ATGAAAATCGCCTTAGAGAATATCTCTAAATCCTATTACAGGGATCCTGTTCTCAGCAACTTTTCATTCACACTCACTCAGCCGCATGCCTATGCGGTGCTGGGTCCGAACGGCTCGGGCAAATCCACCCTGTTGCAAATCATGACCGGGTATGTGACACCCTCTTCCGGGAAACTGAGCCATTTTCTGCATGACCGTCCTTTGCCGAAAACCGAGGTATTCAGACACCTATCCGCCGCCACACCCCTGCTTGAACTTCCCCAGGAACTTACGCTCACTGAATTCCTGGATTTCCACTTCAACATGAAGAAGATCCGCCCCGGATTCAATGTGGATGAGGTACTGAAACAGGCAAACCTCTCGCAAGCCAGGCACAAGGTCCTCCGCCATTTTTCATCCGGCATGCGTCAGAAAGTCAAGCTGCTCTCTGCCCTGCTGGCGGATACACCGGCTGTTTTCCTGGATGAACCGGCCACCAACCTTGATCGTCAGGGTACCGACTGGTACCGCGATCTGGTGACGCAGACACGGGCAAACCGTTTGGTGGTGATCGCCTCCAACACCAATGAATCCGAGTATGATTTTTGCGATCATGTCCTCAGAATGGAGGACTTTACGTAA
- the lpxA gene encoding acyl-ACP--UDP-N-acetylglucosamine O-acyltransferase, protein MNQPTANIHPNAKIGKGVTIEPFATIDDNVEIGEGTWIGPNVVIMNGSRIGKNCRIYPGAVIGSIPQDLKFDGENTLAVIGDNTTVREYVTVNRGTKANNQTTVGSNCLLMAYVHVAHDCIIHNNCILANGVTLAGHIEIFDYAIIGGLSAVHQFVKIGAHVIISGGSLVNKDVPPFTKAARDPLSYAGINSIGLRRRGFEPETVNRIQEYYRVIYQSGMNNTQAIENVTQQFPASPERDEIIAFITQSERGIMRGYTNTKNENRLREYL, encoded by the coding sequence ATGAACCAACCAACAGCCAACATCCATCCCAATGCCAAGATCGGCAAAGGGGTAACGATTGAACCCTTTGCTACCATTGACGATAATGTGGAGATTGGAGAGGGCACCTGGATCGGACCGAATGTGGTGATCATGAACGGATCCAGGATCGGAAAGAATTGCCGGATTTACCCGGGAGCAGTGATCGGATCCATTCCCCAGGATCTGAAGTTTGACGGGGAGAACACCCTCGCGGTGATAGGTGACAACACCACCGTGCGCGAATACGTGACCGTGAACCGCGGTACAAAAGCAAACAACCAGACAACGGTTGGCAGCAACTGCCTGCTGATGGCATATGTACACGTAGCACACGATTGCATCATCCACAACAATTGCATCCTGGCAAACGGTGTAACCCTGGCCGGACACATCGAAATATTTGACTACGCCATCATCGGCGGGCTCAGCGCCGTGCATCAGTTCGTAAAAATCGGTGCACACGTGATCATTTCAGGAGGAAGCCTGGTGAACAAGGATGTACCTCCCTTCACAAAAGCAGCCAGGGACCCCCTGTCTTATGCGGGCATCAATTCCATCGGACTGAGACGCCGCGGCTTCGAACCCGAAACCGTGAACCGCATCCAGGAATATTACAGGGTCATTTACCAAAGCGGAATGAACAACACCCAGGCCATAGAAAATGTGACCCAGCAGTTTCCCGCCTCACCGGAACGCGACGAGATCATTGCTTTCATCACCCAATCGGAACGCGGCATCATGAGGGGTTATACAAACACCAAAAATGAAAATCGCCTTAGAGAATATCTCTAA
- a CDS encoding bifunctional UDP-3-O-[3-hydroxymyristoyl] N-acetylglucosamine deacetylase/3-hydroxyacyl-ACP dehydratase codes for MATLQHTIAKPVTVSGKGLHTGKTVTMVFNPAPENHGFRFRRTDLEGQPIVHVDVSNVVDVSRGTTLEENGVRIFTVEHTLAALAGLEIDNVLIDLDNSEPPIMDGSSGAFMDALLTAGVKEQKEERKFFEISESISFEDKEKDATFMAVPADEFKVTVMIDYNSPVLGTQHATLNQISDFKDEISTSRTFCFLHELEHLLKQNLIKGGDLDNAIVVVDRVMNDEEIDHLAKLFNKPKVKIEREGILNNVSLRHSNEPARHKLLDVVGDLALLGMPIKGHIVATKPGHASNVAFAKMIKKQMKEKKSGPMFKYDPNATPLYDTKKIASILPHKPPFLLVDKILSMDQEHVVGLKNVTMNEPFFQGHFPENPVMPGVLQIEAMAQTGGIFALNTVPDPENYWTYFIKIDNVKFKKMVVPGDTLIFELQLLMPIRRGICHMKGIAYVGDQVVTEGELMAQLVKKS; via the coding sequence ATGGCAACACTTCAACACACCATTGCAAAACCGGTAACGGTATCCGGAAAGGGTTTACATACCGGAAAAACCGTTACGATGGTATTCAACCCGGCTCCGGAGAACCACGGTTTCCGATTTCGCAGAACCGACCTGGAAGGACAGCCGATCGTTCATGTGGATGTGAGCAACGTAGTGGATGTGTCCCGCGGAACCACACTGGAGGAAAATGGTGTGCGGATCTTCACCGTAGAACATACCCTGGCGGCATTGGCCGGCCTTGAGATTGACAACGTACTGATCGACCTTGACAACAGTGAGCCTCCCATCATGGACGGAAGCTCAGGTGCCTTCATGGATGCCCTGCTTACAGCCGGTGTCAAGGAACAAAAAGAAGAAAGAAAATTCTTCGAAATCTCCGAAAGCATTTCATTCGAAGACAAGGAAAAAGATGCCACCTTCATGGCCGTACCCGCAGATGAATTCAAGGTAACGGTGATGATCGACTACAACTCCCCGGTGCTTGGCACCCAACACGCCACCCTGAACCAGATCTCCGATTTCAAGGATGAGATCTCCACCAGCCGTACCTTCTGTTTCCTGCACGAACTCGAACACCTGCTGAAACAAAACCTGATCAAAGGTGGCGACCTGGACAACGCCATCGTGGTTGTAGACCGCGTGATGAATGACGAAGAGATCGACCACCTGGCGAAACTGTTTAACAAACCCAAGGTAAAGATCGAAAGAGAAGGAATTCTCAACAATGTTTCCCTGCGTCATAGCAATGAGCCCGCCAGGCACAAACTACTGGACGTGGTGGGAGACCTTGCGCTGCTTGGCATGCCCATCAAAGGGCACATCGTTGCCACCAAACCAGGACACGCCTCCAACGTCGCGTTTGCCAAAATGATCAAGAAACAGATGAAGGAAAAAAAATCAGGGCCTATGTTCAAATACGACCCCAACGCAACTCCCCTTTACGACACAAAGAAGATTGCTTCCATCCTTCCTCACAAACCTCCATTCCTGTTGGTTGACAAAATCCTGTCCATGGACCAGGAACACGTTGTAGGTTTGAAAAACGTGACCATGAATGAACCGTTTTTTCAGGGGCATTTTCCAGAAAATCCCGTGATGCCGGGTGTGCTTCAGATCGAAGCCATGGCCCAGACCGGAGGCATCTTTGCCCTGAATACGGTACCGGACCCCGAGAATTACTGGACGTATTTCATCAAAATCGATAATGTGAAATTTAAAAAGATGGTGGTTCCCGGAGACACCCTCATCTTTGAATTGCAGCTTCTCATGCCGATCCGGCGTGGCATCTGCCATATGAAGGGAATTGCATATGTGGGTGACCAAGTGGTTACTGAAGGAGAACTGATGGCACAATTAGTAAAAAAGAGCTGA